From a region of the Panicum virgatum strain AP13 chromosome 2K, P.virgatum_v5, whole genome shotgun sequence genome:
- the LOC120695650 gene encoding bHLH transcription factor RHL1-like, with protein MQPTTREMQAMAAAGQISLDDLRAAGGVHDDFLDQMLGGLQPSAWPPELASAAGAKAPGGGAEAEGMHQHHHHHHQQQQFGGGLYDESALLASRLRQHQISGGGAESAEAATKQMVLQQLADLRHGHHMLLQGMGRSTGGGAGGMLLPLSLGSGGSAGDVQALLKAAANSAGGEAAGVFGGAFAGSLQQQQQQQQHFQPHPQSQQTAPLPGQGFGGGGGASQPQAGASGGAAAAAPPRQRVRARRGQATDPHSIAERLRRERIAERMKALQELVPNANKTDKASMLDEIIDYVKFLQLQVKVLSMSRLGGAAAVAPLVADMSSEGRGGGGAPPAAAGSDGLAVTEQQVAKLMEEDIGTAMQYLQGKGLCLMPVSLASAISSATCHMRPPVGGLGVAAAAHHMAAMRLPPPGINGGAADAAAAVPASPSMSVLTAQSAMANGAGGANGAGGADGEGSHSHHHQQQQQQPPPKDAASVSKP; from the exons ATGCAGCCCACGACGCGGGAAATGcaggccatggccgccgccggccagatcTCCCTCGATGACctccgcgcggccggcggcgtgcacGACGACTTCCTCGACCAGATGCTGGGAGGCCTGCAGCCGTCGGCCTGGCCGCCGGAACTGGCATCCGCGGCGGGAGCGAAGgcgccgggtggcggagcggaggcggaggggatGCACCAgcaccatcaccatcaccatcagCAGCAACAGTTCGGTGGGGGCTTGTACGACGAGTCCGCGCTGCTGGCGTCGCGGCTCCGGCAGCACCagatcagcggcggcggcgcggagtccGCAGAGGCGGCGACGAAGCAGATGGTGCTGCAGCAGCTGGCCGATCTGAGGCACGGCCACCACATGCTGCTCCAGGGCATGGGCCGctcgacgggcggcggcgccggcggcatgcTCCTCCCGCTCTCCCTCGGCAGCGGCGGATCGGCCGGCGACGTGCAGGCGCTACTCAAAGCCGCCGCCAATTCCGCC GGAGGAGAGGCCGCCGGCGTCTTCGGCGGCGCCTTCGCCGGAtcgctccagcagcagcagcagcagcagcaacatttCCAGCCGCATCCACAG TCCCAGCAAACGGCGCCGTTGCCAGGCCagggcttcggtggtggcggcggcgcgtcgcagCCCCAGGCCGGGGCTTCaggcggggccgcggcggcggctccgcccAGGCAGCGCgtgcgggcgcggcgcggccaggccACCGACCCCCACAGCATCGCGGAGCGG CTCCGGAGGGAGAGGATCGCGGAGAGGATGAAGGCCCTGCAGGAGCTGGTGCCCAACGCCAACAAG ACGGACAAGGCGTCGATGCTGGACGAGATCATCGACTACGTCAAGTTCCTGCAGCTCCAAGTCAAG GTGCTGAGCATGAGCCGGCTAGgtggcgccgctgccgtcgcgCCGCTCGTGGCCGACATGTCCTCGGAg ggtcgaggcggcggcggcgcgccgccggccgcggcggggagcgACGGCCTGGCGGTGACGGAGCAGCAGGTGGCCAAGCTCATGGAGGAGGACATAGGCACGGCCATGCAGTACCTgcaggggaagggcctctgccTCATGCCCGTCTCCCtcgcctccgccatctcctccgCGACGTGCCACATGCGCCCGCCGGTGGgcgggctcggggtcgccgccgccgcgcaccacaTGGCCGCCAtgcgcctgccgccgcccggcatcaacggcggcgccgccgacgcggcggcggccgtgccggCCTCCCCGAGCATGTCCGTGCTCACGGCGCAGTCGGCCATGGCcaacggcgccggcggggccaacggcgccggcggggccgaTGGCGAGGGCTCGCACtcgcaccaccaccagcagcagcagcagcagccgccgcccaaGGACGCCGCGTCCGTGTCCAAGCCGTGA